The genomic region CATGGTAGGAATCCTGCGGAATTTGCAACATTATAACATTTGCAAGGATCCCTCTGCCATGGGACAGAACAATAACCTAGGTGCCGTGTAGGCGGTGTGGTTTCAAGTTCTGTTTCTACACCAGCGTTTCGCTGGCGAGAGACTCCAAGTAGTCTAAGTTAGGAATCCAAGCGGCTTCGCCATCAACATCAACCAGCATAAGATCGGCAGGGCCGTTTTCACCTTCCAGTTGTTTAACCTGATCTTCGGCAATACGAACCTGGCTGGGAATGCCCTGGGTAATCAGTGCCATGAACCGGAGCTTTTTGCTGTTGTCGCTGAGGGAGTTGAGCACGACAATCCGACCGCGGTTTTCACCGGGAATTGAAAGAATTCCGCCATTGGCGGCGTCGTAGGAAATAACCGGCAAGTTCAGGCCACGCCATTCCAAGTGCCCTGCCAGCCAGTCCGGCGCCCCGGCATCTGCTTCACTGCTCGCGTAATCCACGACCTCAGCAATGGATACGTTGGGCAGTAAAAGCTGCCGCCCGCCTACGGGAATCATAACGCAGGAGAGGGTTTGGCTATTGTCATTCATTGCTTGTGTCCTCAGGCGGTGACCCGTTTTTTCCGGCCTTTAAGCAGGCAGGATTTTTCGATGGTGTTGACCAGTTCCCGGGCCAGCTGTTCCGGCGTACCACAAAAGCTGGCACAGCCTGTGGCAGCTACAGAGTCCGGCATCGAGCTGTTGCCACAGCTGGTGCTTTCCTGAACCCATATCCGACTACCATAGGCTTTGAGCAAAGGTGCTGCAATTACACCGTCGTTGCCCATTCCCGAAAACAGAACGGCGTGGCAGTGAGCGCCGTAATGATCAGCCGTATTTAGCAACACCTGGTCAATAGACGGGCCGTAGGGCCCTGGCCAGGCAGTATCTTTTTCGGTAAGCACACCGGTGCTGTCAAACGTCCATTCGTGTTCAACCGGCATCAGTACCACATCGCCATTTTTCACCCTGTAATTTTCTTCCGCATGCAGCAGTTTGTAATGCGCATGGCGGCCAAGTACCCGGGTGAGCACCTCGGAAAAATTGCCATCGATGTGCTGAGCGTATATGAAGCCCACAGGAAGGCCGGGCGGTAGGCTATCGAGAAACGCTTTCACTGCGGCCGGGCCGCCTAAAGAGGCACACAGTACCCAAATCTCCTCTGCAACAGACCCAGGTGCTGCGGGTGTCAGCCACTGCGGAAGCTCTCGTGATGCTGGGTTTTCCGGAACCTGCACCTCAAGTTCTTCGATACTGGCTCTGGTGTCCAGCTGCGCAAGCTCTCCCAGCTGTTGTTCCAGCTTGCCCAGTAGCCTTCGCTCCCAGCGGAAATATTCGGCACTGCCAGATCCAGGAGCCTGGTCTAGGCCAAATAGAACCGGAGCCTCGGTGTTTTCCAGAAGATAATCGAACAGAGCAGGGTGATCCGCTTCGTCCTCCAGAGTGACAAGCCAGAGCCCAGCATCCGGAAACTCAGGGTAATCCTGAAGCCTTTCAGGATCGCCGGAAAAGCAGACTTCTAGGCCGAATTTGGCGGCTGCTGCCTGCAGGCGATGTCTCTGCAGAACAATATCCGACACAATTCCGACTTGGGCCCGACCGTTAGGGTCGGTCATCACTGCTTACCGATCAGCCGTTTGATGGTCTTCAGCAAATCTGTCTCCTGGAACGGTTTGCCGAGGTATTCGTTAACACCGATCGCCAGTGCCCTCTCACGGTGTTTCTCACCTGTCCGCGACGTAATCATGCAGATAGGCATATCGCGCAGGTTGTCGTCGTGCCTCACAAAGCTGGCGACTTCAAAGCCGTCCATACGCGGCATCTCGATATCCAGCAACATGATGTCCGGCTGGTGATCCTGCAGCTGCGCAACCGCGTCTAGGCCATCTTTTGCGGTGATAACCTCCATACCATTGCGCTCCAGCAAGCGGGAGGTGACCTTTCGCACAGTTACCGAATCGTCTACTACCATCACCACGGTAGCGCGCTCTTCGTGGCGGGCAGATTCCCGTGCCTTTTCCATATCTTCCAAGCGTTGGCGCTCAGACAATATGTCGGAACGGATCATCGCCGGCAGGTCGAGAATCACCACCACATTACCATCACCGAGAATGGTGGCACCGGATACGCCGCGAACGGTACTGAACTGCGGGCCAAGGGATTTAACAACAATTTCCCGGCTACCCATCAGGTTGTCTACTTGCAGAGCCATAGGCTGCTCGGCGCCGCGAACCAGAATTACCGGCAACGGCAGCGCCTGGCCCTGAAGCTTGGGATGGTGATCACTGTTCAACAGGCTACCCAGATACTGCAGGCGATATTCTTGGCCCGCGTATTCGTACATGGGAGCGTCTGGTTTGTAGTATTCCTCAAGCTCATAGGTGCTCACCCGAACAATACCCTCGATAGTATTTAGCGGGATAGCGTAAAAATCTTCGCCTGTGGATACCATCAATGCGCGGTTTACCGAAACGGTAAATGGCAATCGCACCGTAAATGCCGTGCCGCGGCCAAGCTGCGATTCGATATCTAAGCTACCGCCGAGCTGTTTGATCTCGCTGGCGACCACATCCATGCCCACACCACGCCCAGAAATCTGGGTAACCTGCTGCGCGGTGGAGAATCCTGGCTGCAGGATAAATTGCAGAATTTCCCGGTCAGAGAGGTCTTCATCCTCCTGTAGCAAGCCCTGACGAATAGCTTTGTCTCGGATAACCGCAGAAGGAATGCCGGCGCCGTCGTCGATCATGCGCAGAACCACATCGCCGCCTTCGCGGGCCAGCGACAGAGTAATCTCGCCGGCTTCCGCCTTTCCGTTCTTCCGGCGATCAGCCGGGCTTTCGATGCCGTGGTCGATGGCGTTACGCAACATGTGTTCCAGCGGCGCAATCATGCGCTCTAGGATGGTGCGATCCATTTCGCCTTCGGCATTGCGTACATCAAATTCAACTTTCTTACCCAGCTCGCCGCCGATCTGGCGAACAATCCGGCGCAGGCGCGGCACCATGGAGGCAAACGGGATCATCCGGGTCTTCATCAGACCTTCTTGGAGTTCCGTATTGATGCGGGACTGCTGAACCAACAGGGTTTCGGTATCCCGAACCCGGTCAGACAGGGTTTCACGCAGATCCGCCAAGTCTGAAGATGATTCGGTCAGAGCTCGCGACAATTGCTGAATGGACGAGTACCGATCCATTTCCAGTGGGTCAAAGTCGTCGCCGTAGTCTGGGCCGTGCTCTTTTTCCGCACTGAACAGAATCTGCGTTTCGGTTTCGATGTCCATTCGGCGCAGCTGTTCGCGTAGGCGCTCAATAGTTGCAGCCATTTCATCCAGAGTATGGCCAAAGTCGCTGCTTTGCTGCTCCAGCCGGCCACGGGTAATACTGGTTTCACCCGCTAGGTTGACCAAATCATCCAACAAATTAGCGGATACTCGAATGTTTTCCTGAGCAGCAGCCTTGGTGTGGGCCTTTGCCGGTGCTTTGGCCCGGGCAGGCTTGGGCGCGGGTTTAGCGGGTGCGTCCGGTTGTACCGGATCTGCCATCGCGGGTACCGGCTCGCTCGCGGGCTCAACGGTGGCTGTGTCAGAATTGGAGCGTTCGCGTATGTCTGCAACCAGAGCAATGATGCCGTCGTGGTCTTCGGTAATGGCCTGCCACTGGCTGTCAGTAGGCGCGTTGCCACCCAAGTCGATCAAGCGAGTTTCAAAGGTATGAGCTCTATCCCCCAGTAGGGTTAGCTGCGATAAGCGGGCTCCGCCTTTGAGCGTATGCAGTGCGCGTTGTGCTTCTTGGTTGAAGTGTTTGTTGGCCGGATCTTTACGCAAGTCGCCAAGGAGCTGCTCCAGCTGATCCATGATTTCGCCGGCTTCTTCCAGGAATATCTCCAGAATCTCCGGATCGACTGAGTCCTGATCTGCGGTTGCGGTTGCGGTTGCTTCCGCTGACAACTCCCTGTTGTCGACATCAGGATTCTGCGCGCTGTTAAACGCTGCAAGAAGCTCGGGGTCGGCAACCAGTTCATTACCCTGTGCTAGCTCGCCGAGCATAGACTTCAGATCGCCAAGACCGCGACCACTGAGTGTCAGTAAAAGCTTCTGGTTCCCGGGGTTAAATAACAGCGTATCCAGTGCACCTGACCAGGCTTCAGCGAGTTCTGCAATGGGGTCAACGTCGGACAGCCTTGCGCCACCTTTTAGGGTGTGCAGTTCCTGTTGCAGCTGATTAACACCGTCTGTCGCCTTCGGATCTTCGCGCCACTGGTCGATACACTCGCTGATGGCGTCGTGGATCTCGTGACCCTCATCCAGGAAGATGCTCGTAAGCTCGTCGTCGTTGGCCTCCGCCGTCATGGTTTCTGCAAGCGGATCAGGGTGTTCGCTCGTCGCAGGCTCGGCCACTTTAGGCAAAGGTTCGCCACGGAGAATGGCCGCAACCTTATCCACCAGATCGCTCGCGGGTGGGCAGGGTTTCTGGCTAGCAACCTGATCAACCATCTGCGCCAACCGGTCGTGACAAGCAAACAGCAGGTCGTTCATTGCTCCGCTAGCTTCAAGCTGGCCTTCCGCCACTTTTTCGAACAAGTCTTCCAGAACGTGAGTTAGGTCCCCAATAGAGCCGACCCCTGCCATGCCCGCGCCACCCTTCAGAGTGTGAACGTCCCGCTGCAATTCTGCGGCGACACCGCGGTTAGACGGATCCTCACTCCAGGTGTGCAGCGCACTACCTGTTGAGTTGATCAGGTCGTAGGCTTCCTCAAGAAAAATGCCGGTGAGTTCCGGATCCAAGTGCGAAAGGTAGCTTGAGTGCTCGCTTTCGTCGGGCTCTTCGGTTTCCTCAAGTTCGGCCAAGGGCAGTGTATCGTCATCGGATACGGCGCCTTGCAACTCGTCGGGTGCCGTCACATCCGTGACCGCCCGCGAGCTGTTTGTGTTGTCCATGTAAGCGCAGATTTCGCTGATCAGGTCCGGTGCCGGGCGTGGAAGCTCCTTGGCTCCCAAGTTGTCTACCATGCCTGCCAGTCGGTCATGGCAGCGGAACAGAAGGTCTGATAGCTCTTCGTTGACGGATAAGCGCTGTTCGGTAAGCCCTTCAAACAGGTTCTCAAGTTCATGGGCCAGATCGCCCACCGCCGGGATGTCGGCGAGGCGTGCACCGCCTTTCAGAGTATGTAAATCCCGTTGGAGCAGGTGCAGGATATCCAGATTTCCGGTGGCTTCGCTCCAGCTCTGTAGGGCTTCGGCCGTGCTGTCGATGAGATCGCGAGCTTCGTCGAGGAAAATTTCCGCAAGCTCTTCATCCATCTCGCTGTCGGTGGTTTCAGCGCCAGAGTCCGCAGGGGCCTGTTCTGCCTCTGGCGACTCCAACTCGTCCATGTCAAAGCTGAGGTCAATCTCTTCCAGGTCTTCGGTGAACTCGTGATCGAAGGCGCTCGTAGCTTCGGTTGCTAGCCCGGAAATAGACTGGGTAAGTGCTTCAAGCTGGGAAACCAACTCATCGCCGGACTCAGTAGCCAACCCAGCAGCCACCTGATCCATCATGTTGATCAGGTGTTCATGGGCGTTGCGCACGGTTGAGAATAGCGGGTCGTCCGGTGCTTCGTTTTGGGTGATGACGGCAGCGTGCACTTCCTGCAATGCTTCGGACAAAGCGGCTACATCAGGCAGCCCTGCGTCAGATGCTGCGTCGGTAAGCTGTGCTAGTCCCGCGGTGAGGCGATGTAGCGATGCTTGGTCTTGCGGGTTTTCTGCCCACTGCGTAAGGATAAGGTCAGCATCTAGGACAACGTCTAGGCCTTCATTTAAGAACAGCTGTACGAGCTGCGATGGTGCTGGCTGCCCACCGTTTCGGCTAGTGTCTTCGCTATAGGTGCGCAGCCTATCATTGGAAATATGCTCTAGCTTTTCTAGAAATGCTTCCGTGCCGGGCAGCGAGGTCTGGGGCTCTTGACGTATCTGTGCCAGCCCCTGTACCAGGAAGTCGCAGGCGGTTTCAACCAACGACAGCACGTCGCGGTCAGCGCGCAAATTCTGGGCGCGGGACTCCTTGATGAAGCGTTCCAGTGGCGCGATGACGGCTGCTATCGGGCTGATTCCCGCCGTGTGAGCACTGCCCTTGAGTGTATGCAGAGCCCGGGACAGGTTGTCGGTATAGGAGACGCTGACTTTGTCGCCAGCCGACGCCAGAAACTCTTGAAGCGTCTGCAGATGGGTTTCCGTTTCGCTCTCAAAGATATCCAGTAACACCGGATCAACGCTGCCCTCGTCCGCACCGTACTCGGTTTCAGACGGCTGCATTGCGTCGGCGCCGGAAACGTCATCGGCTCCGCTTGCCGGCATTGTGCTGGTGTCTGGGATTTCGCCGTTTGCTAGGGTTTTGGCCCGGGCTTCGAGGCTGGAAGGATCGGCTGAAGGCAGCTGGTGATGTTCAAAATCGCTTACCAGAGCCGGAAGAATACCGGTTGCCTCATCCAGCAGGTCGACAATGTCGTCATTTATAAAAATGCTGCCGTCAATCACACGGTTCAACATGTTCTCGACGGACCAAGCCAGTTCACCCACAATTAGCGCACCGACCATGCGACCGCTGCCTTTGAGGGTGTGGAATGCGCGGCGTATTTCAGAAAGGGCGCTGCGGTCATCGTGCTGGCGTAGCAGCATGGGCAGGTATTCCCGGATGGTGTCCAGGACCTCGCCGGCTTCCTCGATAAAGATCTCGAGGATTTCATCGTCAATCAGGTCGTCATTATGACCGCTGTCGACCTCTGTTCTGGCGCTGGTACGTCGTCAGTCGGCGTATCGAGTGCCGCATCCGCTGAGGCTTCCGGAGCAACGGCGTGCGCACTGTCGCTGCGACGGGTGGTAGCCATTGCTTCCGCGCGTTCGATCAGCTCGGCTACGTCGCCGGTGGTGTGACCATCACGGAATTCTTGAATCAGCGAGGGAATACGTGCGTTGACGTCATCGATCAGAGAGAACAGATCGTCGTTTGGTTTGAGGCTCTGGTCGATCACTCCGTTGAGCAGGCTTTCCACAGACCAAGCCAGTTCGCTAAGGCTGGTGGCGCCAACCAGACGGCCGCTGCCTTTGAGGGTGTGGAACGCACGGCGAACTTCAGTCAGTGCCGGACGATCGTCGTGGCTCTGGCGCAAGCGTGGGTAGAATTCATGAATGGTTTGCAGAACTTCTTCGGCTTCTTCCACAAAGATGCCAAGAATCTCGTCGTCTAACAGCCCCTCATCTGATGCTTTGGTTTCGGGCTCTTGCGCCGGTGCAAGCTCATCCGTGTCCACCGGTTCTATCACCGGAACACCATCGTCTTTTAGTTCAGTGCCCCAAGTGGGTTCCTGACCTACCGGGAAGCCAAGACTGGCGAGGCTTTCTTCGGCGATTCGTAGGATATCTTCGTTATCACTAATGCCTTCAGCCAGGCGCTCCAGATAGTACTCAATACTGGTGATTGCGTCGGCGAGGGTGTCGAGCTGTATCCAATCGGGTACGTGCTTGTCACTGAGCAGAACATCCGAAATATAGCGTTCTGCTGAGTCCAGCATGCTGGCTACGCGATCCAGTGGCACTAGGCTTAGGCCGCCGCGGATACTGTGGAGTAAACCCGGCACATGCTCAATTTCACGAGTGTCCCATTGGGAAGCAATGAAGTTGATAACAGCAGACTTCACTTGCTCCAACGTGTTGCGGGATTCCCGTAGCAGGGCACTGCTGGCATCTCCAAGCTCGCGGGAACCCTGATTAAGAGGCAGATTGTCGCCGCTGTTTTCAGAGCGATCCCGCGATCGATCGCTGTCTAGGCCGGCAAGACTGGCTTCCACGTAAAGAAGAGCCCCGGCGATGTCCATCAGGGTGCCGTCGTCGACCAGTTCGCTCTGTGTGCTGAGCTTTTCAACCAGCTCAATTTGTTCGGTAATGATTTTCCGTGGAATTCCCAAGCTTAGTACGGCAAGGGTGTTGCCCACTTGCACCATACCGGGGAGAAGATCTTCAAGTTCATTGTTCTGTCGCAGCTCTGAACGAACAAACAGGTCCAGCTGGTCTTTCAGCTTGGCGAGTTCTTCGTTGAGCGCATTAACAACGGAATGAATAGCTTCGCGGCCCGGGCCGGAAACTCGGTTTCGGGCGGCATCCACATCGTCTTCAGAGGGGAGAGCTTCCTCGAGTTGATAGCGGCTGCGTAGTTCCCGAACTCTTTCGGAATCCAGATCCCGTGCTCGGGCAATGTAGTAGAGCAGGTGTTTCAAAAGCGCATCGGGTACTGGCTGCGCGAGAATATCAGCGTGCTCGTCGGTCAGGCGGCGGATTTCGCTGTCGAGTTCCCGAAGCAAGGACTTTACTGCTGAGTTGACCGGGTTGGCCTTTGCCTGGAGCGTTTCCACGAAGGCAGCTGCGGCTTTCCAGAGCTCTCCACGGGGGGTTTTCTGGCAAAGGCGAGTGAGCCGGTGAATCACTTTTTGCAGGTAAACAAACTGGGCGTCGAGGTCTTCTTCGCGAACGATGCCGGCGAGGGCAAACTGGTACATTTGGCGAAGCTTTCGAATATGACCAAGTACTTTGGGGTCCTGCAGCCGCTGGGAAGCGTTGCCTGCAACCTGCATGCGAGACGGGCTCAGGTCCGGTTTGAACAGGGAGGTGTCTGAAAGCAGGGAATCGCCCCGTGCGGCCCGAAGATCGTTCAGTAGAGGCAGCAGCACCATGGGAAAATCATCCTGGCTGCTGGCCAAGTGTTCCAGATACTGAGGAAGCTGCAAGATGGCCTGCATCAGGACATTAACGGCGTCGTCGACGCTGACAACGCTGTCGTTCAACACTGCCTGGGTGAGCTTTTCCATCTCTTCGGTCAGCAAAGCTGCACCGTATAGCTCAACCATCTGCAGGGTGCCATGCACCTGATGGAGATAATTCAGGCAGAAGCGCAGGCGTGCAGTGTCGTCACGATTTTCGACATACGCCTCAAGCGCATGCTGACTCTGAGTCAGCGTGTCCTGTATCTCGCCCCGAACCCAGTCGAGGGCGATGCTGTCATGGTTATTGCCCATAACCTCTCCGGTTATTCTTCGTCAGTCTGGCGCTTTATCCACGCCAGTACGTGTTCCGAGGGTACCTTTTGCAGGCCTGGGGGCTGCCAGTCGGTCAGCTCTCCCTGGCCCAGAACCAGTAATCCCCCGGGCGCCAGCCGCTCTGCAAGTCGCCTGACAATGTCCCGTCTGCGCCAGCGACGGAAATAAATCAGCAAATTCTGGCAGAAGATAATATTCATCCCGTGCATGGGTGCTTTATCCAGATCCAGAACATTTAGTCTGGTAAAGCAGACCCGTTCCCGGATGCTATCTACAATTTCTACGGTGTTCCGCTCGGCCGGGCGGAAGTACCGGGTTTTCATGTGATCTTCCATGCCCAGCAGTTTGCGGGCACTGAACTGGCCAATCCGGGCCTTCTCGATCACTGGCTTACTGATATCCGAGCCCGTTACGCCATACAAAGGTTTCAGGGCCAGCTGGCTCATACACTCGTTCAGCACCATGGCTAGCGTGTAGGGCTCCTCGCCGGTGGAGCATCCGACGCTCCAGGCTTCAATAGGCCGCTTTCGGAACTGCTCTCTTGGCCGCGTGAGAACATAGTCGGCGACCAAGCGAAATGCGTCAGGATCCCGGAAAAAGCGGGTTTCCTGCACGGTCAGCCGATCAACCAGTGTTGACCATTCCCGTATGGCATCCGGCCCCGAGACAATCGTTTCGTAGTAGGCTTGATAACTGCTGCAGCCTATTTCTCGCATCCGGATAGCCAGATTGGTCTCCAGAAACGAGCGGCGCTCTGCAGGCAGTGTCATGCCTGTACGGTGTTCTAGTAATGCCTGCCACTGGCAGAACTGCGCCTCGTCCATGTCAGGAAGGCGGCGCAGAAACCAGGTGCTTTCGGCAGTTGACGGGTTGTTATGAAGTTCAGACATAAGCCGCCATTAGCCTCGGGCTGTGTCTCAGCCCACCACCGGAACGTTGCTGTTTTCCTCTTCTTCGTGATCTGCCAAATCCTCTTCAGGCAGCGTGAAGCCGGCAACGGAGGACCGCAGCTCGGAGGCCATATCTGCCAAGTTCCCGATGGACTTCGCGGTTGCGTTGGTACCGGACGATGTCTGGGAAGTGATTTCTTGGATAACGTTCATCGTATTGGAAATGTGTGCGGCAGAAGACGACTGCTGGCGTGCGGCGTTGGAGATATTCTGAATCAGCTCCGCCAGGCTCATGGATACGTTCTCGATTTCCTCGAGGGCGATACCCGCGTCTTGTGCCAAACGTGCACCACGTACCACCTCGGCGGTGGTGTGTTCCATGGAGATAACGGCTTCGTTAGTATCAGACTGGATCGTTTTAACCAGTGCTTCAATCTGCTTGGTTGCCGCAGAGGAACGTTCCGCCAAACGCTGAACTTCGTCCGCAACGACCGCAAAGCCCCGGCCTGCGTCACCGGCCATAGAGGCCTGGATTGCAGCGTTCAAGGACAGAATGTTGGTTTGGTCGGCGATGTCGTTGATCAGAGATACGATGTCACCGATCTCCTGGGATGACTCACCCAGACGCTTGATCCGTTTTGATGTTTCCTGGATCTGCTCACGGATGTTGTCCATGCCGCGGATGGTGTTCTGTACCACTTCTGCGCCTTTCTTGGCGATCGCAACCGAGCGCTCCGCAACCGCAGAAGATTCCGCAGCGTTGGAGGATACTTGGTCAATCGACACGGCCATTTCGTTAACCGCTGCTGAGGCGCCAGCAATTTCCTGGGCCTGGTGCTCGGAAGCATCTGCCAAATGCATAGCTGTAGACTGGGTTTCCTGGGCCGCTGAGGCCACACGTACCGCGGTACCACGAATCGCCTGTACCAGCCCGCGCATTTGGTCGATCGCGTAGTTGATAGAGTCGGCGATGGCACCGGTGAAGTCCTCGGTTACCGTGGCTTCGGTGGTCAAGTCACCGTCAGCTAGGTCAGCCAGTTCGTCCAGCAGTCGCAGGATCGCGTTCTGGTTCTGCTCATTCTGTTCCTGAGTAGTTGCCAAGCGCGCCTGGGCTTCCCGGTATAGAGCAAGGCCGATAAACACAACCATGGCAACCATGGCGGCCAGCATAATAAAGGCCAGTGTCGGGCTGATAAGTCGCGAGCCGCTTTGGGCACGGAAGCTTTCAGCGAGAACAGACAGTTCCGAAAGAAGAACTTCGGAATTCTGGAAGATGTCGCTTGCCGCGGTACGTACCTTGAAGAGGTCGGGAGAGGCTTCAAGAATCGCGTCTACGTTCTGGGAGACGAACTCGAACAGCTCATCTACTGCTTCAAGACCGTAAATGGCATCTTCGTCGTTAACTTTGGAGATACCCATAGCTGGGGTACCGTTAAGCTGGCCTTCAAGCACTCGGCCAAACAGGCTGGCGTCGCGGCCAAACCGGTCAGCGGCAATAACGGCATCTTCGTCACCGGAAAGTACGTTGTTCACAGAGCGCACAATACGCTCTGCAAGCAGGGACTGACGCTGTGCCAGTGCAACCTGTTCCGCCGGCGCGTCGTTATCCAGCAGGATTTGTACGATATCGTCGTATTCAACCTGAAGCTGAGGGATGGTTTCGTTCAGGGTGCGCGCTACTTCGTGCAGGCCAAGCACAGCATCGCGCGTGGACAGAATGCTGTCTGCGTTCTCGCGCACCGTGTTCCAGTGCTGCTGAACGCCGCTCTCGCGGGCTAATTCACTGGGGGGCAGGCCGGTTTCCGGGTTGCCTTCGGTTACGTTGGCCCAGAGCTGCTGGAATTCATCGCGGGAGCGGCGTAGCTGGTTAAATGCGTCGGCGGTGCCACCGGCGGCTTCAGTCGCGTTTTTCGCAATTTCCTGCGACAGCACCCTGAGCTCTGCGGCGTTGGCGATGTATTCCTGGTCGTTCTGGCTGTCCCTGTTGACGATAAACAGGACTACAACGAGCAGAACGGTGAGTGCGATCAGTGAGGTAATCAGGCCGGCAACAAGCTTGTTACCTCCCTGTCCCATGCTGATTCTTCCAGCTCTGTTTTTCATTTTCTGGCTCCCGGCCTCTTCAAGATTTTGGCAAGTTGTTTTAATCAGGTTTCGGGCAGTCAGGGTGTTTTCCTGCCACGGTCGTCACCCTACCACTGTGCGACGTCGAGAAAGCGTTCGTCTTCGAGCAGATCGACGGCGGAAAACACTTTCCAGACTTCTTCATTTCGTTCATAGCCGCCTGCAACAAACGGCTGAACGTTTTCAGGCACACCAGCCGGT from Marinobacter sp. LV10R510-11A harbors:
- a CDS encoding chemotaxis protein CheW → MNDNSQTLSCVMIPVGGRQLLLPNVSIAEVVDYASSEADAGAPDWLAGHLEWRGLNLPVISYDAANGGILSIPGENRGRIVVLNSLSDNSKKLRFMALITQGIPSQVRIAEDQVKQLEGENGPADLMLVDVDGEAAWIPNLDYLESLASETLV
- a CDS encoding chemotaxis protein CheB, translated to MTDPNGRAQVGIVSDIVLQRHRLQAAAAKFGLEVCFSGDPERLQDYPEFPDAGLWLVTLEDEADHPALFDYLLENTEAPVLFGLDQAPGSGSAEYFRWERRLLGKLEQQLGELAQLDTRASIEELEVQVPENPASRELPQWLTPAAPGSVAEEIWVLCASLGGPAAVKAFLDSLPPGLPVGFIYAQHIDGNFSEVLTRVLGRHAHYKLLHAEENYRVKNGDVVLMPVEHEWTFDSTGVLTEKDTAWPGPYGPSIDQVLLNTADHYGAHCHAVLFSGMGNDGVIAAPLLKAYGSRIWVQESTSCGNSSMPDSVAATGCASFCGTPEQLARELVNTIEKSCLLKGRKKRVTA
- a CDS encoding CheR family methyltransferase, which produces MSELHNNPSTAESTWFLRRLPDMDEAQFCQWQALLEHRTGMTLPAERRSFLETNLAIRMREIGCSSYQAYYETIVSGPDAIREWSTLVDRLTVQETRFFRDPDAFRLVADYVLTRPREQFRKRPIEAWSVGCSTGEEPYTLAMVLNECMSQLALKPLYGVTGSDISKPVIEKARIGQFSARKLLGMEDHMKTRYFRPAERNTVEIVDSIRERVCFTRLNVLDLDKAPMHGMNIIFCQNLLIYFRRWRRRDIVRRLAERLAPGGLLVLGQGELTDWQPPGLQKVPSEHVLAWIKRQTDEE
- a CDS encoding methyl-accepting chemotaxis protein; translation: MKNRAGRISMGQGGNKLVAGLITSLIALTVLLVVVLFIVNRDSQNDQEYIANAAELRVLSQEIAKNATEAAGGTADAFNQLRRSRDEFQQLWANVTEGNPETGLPPSELARESGVQQHWNTVRENADSILSTRDAVLGLHEVARTLNETIPQLQVEYDDIVQILLDNDAPAEQVALAQRQSLLAERIVRSVNNVLSGDEDAVIAADRFGRDASLFGRVLEGQLNGTPAMGISKVNDEDAIYGLEAVDELFEFVSQNVDAILEASPDLFKVRTAASDIFQNSEVLLSELSVLAESFRAQSGSRLISPTLAFIMLAAMVAMVVFIGLALYREAQARLATTQEQNEQNQNAILRLLDELADLADGDLTTEATVTEDFTGAIADSINYAIDQMRGLVQAIRGTAVRVASAAQETQSTAMHLADASEHQAQEIAGASAAVNEMAVSIDQVSSNAAESSAVAERSVAIAKKGAEVVQNTIRGMDNIREQIQETSKRIKRLGESSQEIGDIVSLINDIADQTNILSLNAAIQASMAGDAGRGFAVVADEVQRLAERSSAATKQIEALVKTIQSDTNEAVISMEHTTAEVVRGARLAQDAGIALEEIENVSMSLAELIQNISNAARQQSSSAAHISNTMNVIQEITSQTSSGTNATAKSIGNLADMASELRSSVAGFTLPEEDLADHEEEENSNVPVVG